One window of Rhizobium leguminosarum genomic DNA carries:
- a CDS encoding SUF system Fe-S cluster assembly protein: protein MSLDESEQKIDVREGIVHSSIPADELARLSDDVISALKTVYDPEIPADIFELGLIYKIDIEDDRMVKIMMTLTAPGCPVAGEMPGWVENAVGAVEGVSGVEVAMTFDPPWTPDRMSEEAQVAIGWY from the coding sequence ATGAGCCTGGACGAAAGCGAACAGAAGATCGACGTGCGCGAAGGCATCGTGCATTCCAGCATTCCGGCCGATGAGCTGGCGCGGCTCAGCGACGACGTCATCAGTGCGCTTAAGACCGTCTACGATCCGGAAATTCCGGCCGACATCTTCGAACTCGGTCTGATCTACAAGATCGACATCGAGGACGACCGGATGGTGAAGATCATGATGACGCTGACTGCCCCAGGCTGCCCGGTTGCCGGCGAGATGCCGGGCTGGGTCGAAAATGCCGTCGGCGCCGTCGAAGGCGTGTCGGGCGTCGAAGTGGCTATGACCTTCGATCCGCCGTGGACGCCGGACCGCATGTCCGAAGAGGCGCAGGTCGCCATCGGCTGGTATTGA
- a CDS encoding flagellar basal body rod C-terminal domain-containing protein produces the protein MSISGIANTALSGMRAQTTRIGAIANNVANSSTADYARLNTSLTSVASGGVQANVSPTASDVDPATELTNLIEAEQSYKANAVVFETGADMWEMLMSIKRD, from the coding sequence ATGAGCATATCGGGCATTGCGAACACTGCTCTTTCGGGAATGCGGGCGCAGACGACGCGGATCGGCGCGATCGCCAACAACGTCGCAAACAGCAGCACAGCTGATTATGCCAGGCTGAACACCAGCCTCACCTCCGTAGCATCAGGCGGCGTCCAGGCGAACGTCAGCCCGACGGCGTCGGACGTCGACCCGGCCACCGAACTGACCAACCTGATCGAAGCCGAGCAGAGCTACAAGGCCAACGCCGTGGTCTTCGAGACCGGCGCCGACATGTGGGAAATGCTGATGAGCATCAAGCGCGACTGA
- the gcvH gene encoding glycine cleavage system protein GcvH, producing the protein MLKFTEEHEWLKIEGGVATVGITNYAVDQLGDLVFVELPEVGATFSKNGNAATVESVKAASDVYCPLDGEITEVNPAIVADPSLVNSDPQGAGWFFKLKLANAADADGLLDEAAYKELTA; encoded by the coding sequence ATGCTGAAATTTACCGAAGAACACGAATGGCTGAAGATCGAAGGCGGCGTTGCGACTGTTGGTATCACCAATTATGCCGTCGATCAGCTCGGCGACCTGGTTTTCGTCGAGCTGCCGGAAGTCGGCGCGACCTTCTCCAAGAACGGCAATGCCGCGACCGTTGAATCCGTCAAGGCTGCCTCCGACGTCTATTGTCCGCTCGACGGCGAGATCACCGAGGTCAATCCGGCCATCGTTGCCGATCCGTCGCTGGTCAATTCCGATCCTCAGGGCGCCGGCTGGTTCTTCAAGCTGAAGCTTGCAAATGCCGCGGATGCCGACGGCTTGCTCGACGAGGCCGCCTATAAGGAGCTCACCGCGTAA
- a CDS encoding glycoside hydrolase family 25 protein, with the protein MRPSALPAILLAALVLSGCAASSGAEDVLTPVPSAETTNAITKPNGPIPAAAVGGTAQTSAPQEALSWTGPVPEPQALVPQDRPVGMPMPTERPVAMLMPAEPEADPDVGRRSPSRGQIYSHRFRDAKPINFGSTSPRKLAVHGVDVSRWQGEIDWERLRGQGANFVYIKATDGGDHLDPMFKKNWRRAKEAGLKHGAYHFFYWCRTAGEQADWFIRNVPREANALPPVIDVEWNGESSCKRRISPARVREKMQVFMDKLERYYGQRPIIYTAPDFYRDNLKGQMLDYPFWLRSVAAHPSKVYPGRKWLFWQYSGSGLSEGVEGKIDLNVFNGNESDWHDWVASR; encoded by the coding sequence ATGCGTCCATCGGCTTTGCCAGCAATCCTCCTCGCCGCCCTGGTCCTGTCGGGCTGCGCCGCCAGTTCCGGCGCCGAAGATGTGCTCACGCCTGTGCCGTCGGCGGAAACGACCAATGCGATCACCAAGCCGAACGGCCCGATACCGGCTGCCGCCGTCGGCGGCACGGCACAGACAAGCGCCCCGCAGGAAGCGTTGAGCTGGACCGGGCCGGTTCCCGAACCGCAGGCGCTCGTGCCCCAGGACAGGCCTGTCGGCATGCCGATGCCGACGGAAAGACCCGTAGCGATGCTCATGCCCGCCGAGCCGGAAGCCGATCCCGATGTCGGCAGGAGGTCGCCGTCACGCGGACAGATCTACAGCCACCGCTTCCGCGATGCCAAACCGATCAACTTCGGCTCCACCTCGCCGAGAAAACTTGCCGTGCATGGCGTCGACGTCTCGCGCTGGCAGGGCGAGATCGATTGGGAGAGGTTGCGCGGGCAAGGCGCCAACTTCGTCTACATCAAGGCGACGGACGGTGGCGATCACCTCGATCCGATGTTCAAGAAAAACTGGCGACGGGCCAAGGAAGCCGGTCTGAAACACGGCGCCTATCACTTCTTCTACTGGTGCCGAACGGCAGGCGAACAGGCCGACTGGTTCATCCGCAACGTGCCGAGGGAAGCAAACGCGCTTCCGCCCGTCATCGACGTCGAATGGAACGGCGAATCGAGCTGCAAGCGCCGCATATCCCCCGCCCGCGTCCGCGAAAAGATGCAGGTGTTCATGGACAAGCTGGAGCGTTATTACGGCCAGCGCCCGATCATCTACACGGCGCCGGATTTCTACCGCGACAATTTGAAGGGCCAGATGCTCGACTACCCCTTCTGGCTGCGCTCGGTGGCCGCTCACCCCTCCAAGGTCTACCCCGGCCGCAAGTGGCTCTTCTGGCAATATTCCGGTTCCGGCCTCTCCGAAGGCGTCGAAGGCAAGATCGACCTCAACGTGTTCAACGGCAACGAAAGCGATTGGCACGACTGGGTGGCGTCGCGCTAG
- the sufA gene encoding Fe-S cluster assembly scaffold SufA: protein MGFAIMSMTDGAAARVKAIVENSGPEAKGVRVGIKKGGCAGMEYTIDLVTEPNAKDDLIERDGARVWVEPSAVLYLLGTEMGFEQTTLRSGFTFTNPNQTSACGCGESVELKPADLAALAAQRQSEPAHS, encoded by the coding sequence ATGGGCTTTGCAATTATGAGCATGACGGACGGGGCTGCGGCCCGCGTCAAGGCGATCGTCGAGAACTCGGGGCCGGAGGCCAAGGGTGTGCGCGTCGGCATCAAGAAGGGCGGCTGCGCCGGGATGGAATATACCATCGACCTGGTGACCGAGCCCAATGCCAAGGACGATTTGATCGAGCGCGACGGCGCAAGGGTCTGGGTCGAACCATCAGCCGTGCTCTACCTGCTCGGCACCGAAATGGGTTTCGAGCAGACGACGTTGCGCTCCGGATTCACCTTCACCAACCCGAACCAGACATCTGCCTGCGGCTGCGGCGAATCCGTCGAACTGAAGCCCGCCGATCTCGCGGCCCTTGCCGCACAGCGTCAGAGCGAGCCGGCGCATTCCTGA
- the gcvP gene encoding aminomethyl-transferring glycine dehydrogenase, translating into MTTPTEFQFTDYQPYDFANRRHIGPSPTEMTDMLKVIGYNSLDGLIDATLPPSIRQKAPLVWGAPMTEREALDKLRETANKNKVLVSLIGQGYYGTITPPVIQRNILENPAWYTAYTPYQPEISQGRLEALLNYQTMVCDLTGLDVANASLLDEATAAAEGMAIAERVAKSKAKAFFVDADCHPQTIALIRTRAEPLGWQVIVGNPFTDLDPVDVFGAIFQYPGTHGHIHDFTGLIARLHQAGAISIVAADILALTLLKSPGEMGADIAVGSSQRFGVPVGYGGPHAAYMSVKDAIKRSMPGRLVGVSVDARGNRAYRLSLQTREQHIRREKATSNICTAQVLLAVMASMYAVFHGPEGIKAIAQQVHQKAVLMAKGLEKLGYKVEPESFFDTITVDVGHMQALILRAAVAEGVNLRKVGETGIGMSLDERTRPATLEAVWRAFGGNFTIADFEPSYRLPRGLLRTSNYLTHPIFHMNRAESEMTRYIRRLSDRDLALDRSMIPLGSCTMKLNATAEMLPITWPEFSDIHPFVPADQALGYREMIDDLIEKLCAITGYDAFSMQPNSGAQGEYAGLLTIRNFHIANGEGHRDVCLIPTSAHGTNPASAQMVGMKVVVVKVRENGDIDLDDFRAKAEEHAANLSCCMITYPSTHGVFEETVKEICDLVHTNGGQVYLDGANMNAMVGLSRPGDIGSDVSHLNLHKTFCIPHGGGGPGMGPIGVKAHLAPYLPGHPETDGRSGAVSAAAFGSASILPISWSYCLMMGGEGLTQATKVAILNANYIATRLKGAYDVLYKSKTGRVAHECIIDTRPLVDSAGVTVDDVAKRLIDCGFHAPTMSWPVAGTLMIEPTESETKAELDRFCEAMLAIREEARAIEQGRMDKVNNPLKNAPHTVEDLVGEWDRPYSREQACFPPGAFRVDKYWSPVNRVDNVYGDRNLICTCPPVESYAEAAE; encoded by the coding sequence ATGACGACGCCGACCGAATTCCAGTTCACGGACTATCAGCCCTACGATTTTGCCAATCGCCGTCACATCGGCCCCTCGCCGACCGAGATGACCGACATGCTGAAGGTGATCGGCTATAACAGCCTCGACGGCTTGATCGACGCAACGTTGCCGCCCTCGATCCGTCAGAAGGCGCCGCTCGTCTGGGGCGCGCCGATGACCGAGCGCGAGGCGCTCGACAAGCTGCGCGAGACCGCCAACAAGAACAAGGTGCTGGTGTCGCTGATCGGCCAGGGTTACTACGGCACGATCACGCCGCCGGTCATCCAGCGTAACATCCTGGAGAATCCCGCCTGGTATACGGCCTACACGCCCTACCAGCCGGAGATCAGCCAGGGCCGCCTGGAAGCGCTGCTGAACTATCAGACGATGGTCTGCGACCTCACTGGCCTCGACGTCGCCAATGCCTCGCTGCTCGACGAGGCGACCGCCGCCGCCGAAGGCATGGCGATTGCCGAACGCGTCGCCAAATCGAAGGCAAAGGCCTTCTTCGTCGATGCCGACTGCCATCCGCAGACAATCGCCCTGATCCGCACCCGCGCCGAGCCGCTCGGCTGGCAGGTCATCGTCGGCAATCCCTTCACCGATCTCGATCCGGTCGATGTTTTCGGCGCAATCTTCCAGTATCCCGGCACGCATGGTCACATCCATGATTTCACCGGCCTGATCGCCCGCCTGCACCAGGCCGGCGCCATATCGATCGTCGCCGCCGACATCCTGGCGCTGACGCTGTTGAAGTCGCCCGGCGAAATGGGCGCCGATATTGCCGTCGGCTCCTCGCAGCGCTTCGGCGTCCCGGTCGGCTACGGCGGCCCGCATGCGGCCTACATGTCGGTCAAGGATGCCATCAAGCGCTCCATGCCCGGCCGTCTCGTCGGCGTTTCCGTCGATGCCCGCGGCAACCGCGCCTATCGCCTGTCGCTGCAGACCCGCGAGCAGCATATCCGCCGCGAGAAGGCGACGTCGAACATCTGCACCGCCCAGGTGCTGCTGGCCGTCATGGCCTCGATGTATGCGGTTTTCCATGGTCCCGAGGGTATCAAGGCGATCGCCCAGCAGGTGCACCAGAAGGCCGTGCTGATGGCCAAGGGCCTGGAAAAGCTCGGCTATAAGGTCGAGCCGGAAAGCTTCTTCGACACGATCACCGTCGATGTCGGCCACATGCAGGCGCTCATCCTGCGCGCCGCCGTCGCCGAAGGCGTCAATCTGCGCAAGGTCGGCGAAACCGGGATCGGCATGAGCCTCGACGAACGCACGCGGCCCGCAACGCTCGAAGCCGTCTGGCGCGCCTTCGGCGGCAATTTCACCATTGCCGATTTCGAGCCTTCCTACCGGCTGCCGAGAGGCCTGCTCAGAACCAGCAATTACCTCACCCATCCGATCTTCCACATGAACCGCGCCGAAAGCGAAATGACGCGTTACATCCGCCGGCTCTCCGACCGGGATCTGGCGCTCGACCGCTCGATGATCCCGCTCGGCTCCTGCACGATGAAGCTCAATGCGACGGCGGAAATGCTGCCGATCACCTGGCCGGAATTTTCCGACATCCATCCCTTCGTGCCGGCTGACCAGGCGCTCGGCTACCGCGAAATGATCGACGACCTGATCGAAAAGCTCTGCGCCATCACCGGCTACGACGCCTTCTCGATGCAGCCGAACTCCGGTGCTCAAGGCGAATATGCCGGCCTGCTGACGATCCGAAACTTTCATATCGCCAACGGCGAGGGCCATCGCGACGTCTGCCTGATCCCGACCTCGGCGCATGGCACCAACCCGGCCTCGGCCCAGATGGTCGGCATGAAGGTGGTGGTCGTCAAGGTGCGCGAAAATGGCGACATCGATCTCGACGATTTCCGCGCCAAGGCTGAAGAGCATGCGGCAAACCTCTCCTGCTGCATGATCACCTACCCTTCGACGCACGGCGTCTTCGAGGAGACCGTCAAGGAAATCTGCGATCTCGTGCATACCAATGGCGGCCAGGTCTATCTCGACGGCGCCAACATGAACGCCATGGTCGGCCTGTCCCGTCCCGGTGACATCGGCTCGGACGTTTCCCACCTGAACCTGCACAAGACCTTCTGCATCCCGCATGGCGGCGGCGGCCCCGGCATGGGCCCGATCGGTGTCAAGGCGCATCTGGCGCCCTACCTGCCCGGCCACCCCGAAACCGACGGACGGTCCGGCGCGGTTTCGGCCGCCGCCTTCGGCTCGGCCTCGATCCTGCCGATCTCCTGGAGCTACTGCCTGATGATGGGCGGCGAAGGGCTGACGCAGGCGACCAAGGTGGCGATCCTCAACGCCAACTACATCGCCACCCGGCTGAAGGGCGCCTATGACGTGCTCTACAAGTCGAAGACCGGCCGCGTCGCGCATGAGTGCATCATCGACACCCGTCCGCTGGTCGACAGCGCGGGTGTCACCGTCGACGACGTCGCCAAGCGGCTGATCGACTGCGGCTTCCATGCGCCGACGATGAGCTGGCCGGTGGCCGGCACGCTGATGATCGAACCGACGGAAAGCGAGACCAAGGCCGAACTCGACCGCTTCTGCGAGGCGATGCTGGCGATCCGCGAGGAAGCCCGCGCCATCGAGCAAGGCCGGATGGACAAGGTCAACAACCCGCTGAAGAACGCCCCGCACACGGTGGAAGACCTCGTCGGCGAATGGGACCGTCCCTATTCGCGCGAACAGGCCTGCTTCCCGCCCGGCGCCTTCCGCGTCGACAAATACTGGTCCCCGGTCAACCGCGTCGACAATGTCTACGGCGACCGCAACCTGATCTGCACCTGCCCGCCGGTGGAAAGTTATGCCGAGGCGGCAGAGTAG